The region CTCTAGAACGATGGTCGGAAGGAAATATGGAGAATTTAATCGAATTAGGAGCTATAGAGGTAGCCGCTCCATTTCGCAGCTACGCTGTTGGTAAAAACTTGCTTATCGTATCTATGATGGATGATGCAATGGAAGATTATATTGTCATTACGACAGAATACTACTGGCATTGGGATTTAAAAGGAACAGGGCTAAATGTGTGGGATTACCGCAAAATTATGGAGAAAATGATGAATAAAGGCGGACTTACGTGGTTTGCCACAGATGATCCGGAGATTAGCTCCCACCCTGCTAATTGTTTGATGGTAAGAATCGGGAGCAGAGTCCCTCAAGAAAGCATGCAAGAATTTGACAACCTGCGCTTTCGAAATCGTTTTATGTATTAAGCTGACCTTTAAGAAAAGGAGCCGTGTCTGATGATTGTTGAAGAGATGATGAAAACCGATCTCGTTACCTTAACCCCCGACCATACGATTGCTGAAGCTATGAAACTTTTAGATACACATAAGATTAGACATATTCCCATCGTTAATGACCTTCATTACGTAGTTGGCATCATTTCTGATCGAGACGTAAGAGATGCAAGTCCATCTATTTTAGATAGCAATTATACATCTGCTCTTCTATCCGAACCCGTGCGGATGATTATGCAAACAGAAGTCATTACAGCTCACCCTCTTGATTTTGTTGAAGAAATTGCAAGTATTTTTTATGAACATCAAATCGGTTGTATTCCCGTCACAAGAAACAAGCGGTTAGTAGGCGTTGTGACCGAAAGAGATCTATTACATACGTTTATTCAGCTTACCGGCACCAATAAACCAGGTTCACAAATTGAAATAAAAGTAGAAAATAAGGCTGGCGTGCTCGCTGAAGTTACATCCCTCTTTGGTTCAAAGAGAACAAACATCTTAAGCGTACTTGTCTACCCTGATGTAGATGAACGATATAAAATCCTTGTGCTTCGCATTCAAGCTATTAATCCATTGATTAGTATAAATACATTAAAAGAAAACGGCTATGAGGTGTTATGGCCTAAATTACCGGAGATGACGTAATGACTAGTAATGCTGTATTTATTTATTCAGATGATATTCTTTCGTACAAATTCAGCAATAATCATCCGTTTAACCAGCTTCGTGTTCAACTAACATATGAACTGTTACGGGAATTTGGCGCTTTAGGCAATCAAGATATTGTATTACCGCGGATGGCATCTGATGAAGAACTTCAGCTTGTCCATGATACTAGCTATATTCAAGCGGTAAAATTAGCAGGAAGCGGCGAGCTTTCTGTTGAAAAAGCAGCGGATTTTGGTCTTGGAACAGAAGATACACCTATGTTTCCCAACATGCATGAAGCCAGTGCATTTTTAGTTGGGGGTACACTTACTGCTGTAGATTATGTTATGACTGGAAAAGCTAAGCATGCTCTAAATTTAGGAGGAGGATTGCACCACGGCTTTCGAGGAAAAGCTTCCGGCTTCTGTATTTATAACGATAGCGCGGTAGCCATTAAATATATGCAGCAAAAGTACAACGCGCGCGTTCTCTATGTCGATACAGATGCTCACCACGGTGACGGCGTGCAATGGACATTTTATGACGACCCTTCCGTTTGTACTCTTTCCATTCATGAAACGGGACGCTACTTGTTTCCAGGTACGGGAAACGTTAATGAACGCGGGCACAGTGAAGGCTATGGTTATTCATTTAACGTGCCTGTTGATGCTTATACCGAAGATGAGTCTTGGCTCGATGTTTATAAGACCTCTTTAAAAGAAGTAGCTGCTTTTTTTAAACCGGATGTTATCTTGACACAAAATGGAGCCGATTCTCATTATTACGATCCGCTCACTCATTTATGCGGCACCACGAAAATATACCGTGAGATTCCTAAAATTGCTCATGAAATTGCCCATGAATACTGTCAGGGAAGATGGGTTGCGGTTGGCGGAGGAGGTTATGATATTTGGCGAGTTGTTCCTCGGGCTTGGTCATTCATTTGGCTTGAAATGATTGAACGAAAGGCAGAAGGCATGCTTCCTCTGTCATGGCTTGAAAAATGGACAAAAGTATCCTCTCACCCCGTTTGCATGCAGTGGGATGATGAACTCAATATCTATCAGCCAATTCCAAGAAAACCAGAAATAACAGAAAAAAACGCTCAAACTCTTGAGCGCGCTCTTTATCCTATTCGTTCTCATACATCTCATTCTTAAAAAAGGCTATACAAGCGTATGGCCTTTTTCACTGTGCTTCGGGATCTGAAATAATAATTTCGACGCGTCTATTTTTTTGTAGATTGTCATTAGACGTGTTCGGAACAAGCGGCTTTGTATCTCCGTATCCAATTGCTTCAAAGCGGTTAGCAGAAAGAGAAAAATGGTTCGTTAAATAACGTATGACGCCGCTAGCACGCGCTGCCGATAGTTCCCAATTAGATGGATAACGATAGGTGTGAATGGGTCGATTGTCGGTATGACCTTCTACTTTAATATCATTTGGAATAGTACTGAATAACCTTCCTAATTCATCTAGAAAAGGGGTACCTCTTTTCAAAATGTCTGCTTGTCCTGTTTCAAACAGCACCTGTTCTTGTAAAATAAGCACAACTCCGCGTTCATCTCGCTTAGCAGTAATGACGTGCTGAAGCTTATTTTCCTGCAGGTAGTCCTGCACTTTTGCTAAAATGTTATCCAGCTTTTGAGACTGCTGGCTCTTGTTTTCTACAGAAGCTAAAGAATCACTGCGTGTAAGTGAATTGACAACGGTCTGAAACTTTTGATTATCAACGCTAGACATTGAAAATAGTAAAATAAAAAAAACTAATATTAACGTCACCAAATCAGCAAATGTTACCATCCATTTTGGCGACTGTGCCGAGTACCTTTTTCTTCTACGCTTCACGAATTTGCTCTCTCTTTTCTTCAAGCTTTCGTTTTTCAACAGGAACAAATACTTTTAGCTTAGCTTGCACAAAGCGAGAATTTTGGCCTGCCTGCAAGCCAATGACACCTTCAATAATCACTTCTTTAACAAAAAGCTCATGCTCCGTTTTACCAGCTAATTTAGCTGCGATTGGCTGAAAAAACAGGTTTGAAAGCAGCGACCCATACAATGTGGTCAAAAGAGCAATTGCCATATTAGGACCAAGCGATGAAGGAGTATTAAGGCTCTTTAGCATTAACACTAGTCCAACTAGCGTCCCAATCATTCCCCAAGCAGGGGCATAATCGGCTGCTTTTTCAAACATGTTTCGACCTCTCGCATGTCTTTCTTCTACTGCAGCTATTTCAGCTTCAAGCAGCTCTCGAATCATTTCTGGTTCTACTCCATCAATGGCTAGTAAAATACCTTTTTTCACAAATGAATCATCGATTTGTTCAAGCTCTGCTTCTAACGATAAAAGTCCTTCTCGACGCGCTTTTTCAGATAAATGTACAAATGTTCCTACAATTTCTTCTATGTTTATTTCTTTAGACTGAAACGCTTGTTTCCCTACTCTTCCCATGTTTTTTAATTGTTTTAATGGAAAGCTCACGCACAGCGTACCAAAAACGCCGCCCAGTACAATCAAAATCGATGGCACATCAATAAAAGCTAAAAAACCGCTCATTCCTCCACTTGAAATAACCCCAAACACAACCATAGAGATACCAATTAGTATCCCTATAGGTGTGAGCATATCAATTTTTTTCATATTCTATCTCCCCGTGTCTGAACTTTGGATTCGTTCTTATTCATTCACAGGTATTATTTTGTTGATTGTCTGAACTCGATGCGGTGAGGAAGCTGTACAATGCTGCTGTCGACCGTTTCTTTGTTCATGTATTTCGTTAATAGACGCATCGCTACTGCACCAATGTCATACATTGGCTGTACAACAGATGTTAGCTGAGGACGAACCATTGTTGAAAGTCTTGTGTTATCAAAACCGATAACTTCTAGATCGTTTGGTACATTCAGCCCTCGATCTTGTGCCCCGTGAATAACACCTAATGCCATTTCATCCGTTCCAACGAAAATAGCAGTTGGCTTTTCATCTTCTTCTAATAGTTTTTCAACAGCTTCAATACCTGAATCGTACGTGTAGTCTCCTTCTACAATATAAGAATCACGCACAGGCAATCTGCTTTCAGTAAGAGCACGCTTGTACCCTTTTACTTTTTTCGCATGATTGATTGGTTCTTCTAACGTACCTGAAACGAATGCAATATTTTTATGACCGCTGTCAATTAGCGATTGCACTGCATCAAAAGCTGCTTGTTCATAATCAATAGTTACAGATGGGATTTGATTGGTTGATTCGATCGATGCTGCAAGTACAACTGGAACCGGTGATTTTTTTAGCTCTTCTACGTGTTCTTCCGTAACATTCCCACTCATGAAGATGATTCCGTCTACTTGTTTACCAAGCATGTTATTTAAAAGGTGAAGTTCTTTATCTTGATTTTGATCGGAGTTACTTAAGATGATATTATACTTGTACATCGTTGCAATATCTTCGATTCCACGCGCTAATTCTGCATAAAAGATATTTGAAATATCCGGAATGATAACTCCTACTGTCGTTGTTTTTTTACTTGCTAATCCACGCGCTACAGCATTTGGACGATAGCCAAGTCTTTCAATTGTTTCTAATACTTTTTTTCTAGTTGATGGTTTTACATTTGGATTTCCGTTTACCACACGAGAAACCGTTGCCATCGACACGCTTGCTTCCCTTGCTACATCATAAATTGTTACGTTCACAACAAACACTCCTTATCGAAAAACATTTCGTTTATTTTATCCTTATTTCATTTCTTGTATTTACGTATATAAATCCATCTTCCTTTATAGAATGGCTATTTCTAGCTCCTTCACTCTTACATACAGCTTAGATACCCTGTATGCATCTAAATCATTCCTGTCATGTCCTTATTATTACGTGTGCAAAGACAATTTTACCAGTTTATATGTAACAATGTAAAAGACAGTGTATATTAAGTAAATAAAAAAAGTGAATTGCGAATTTATATCATATGCAATCACAGAATGATAGCGAATATCTGTAACTACTATACGATACTATGTGCTTCATCGCAACGTATTTACCGCCTTTTTCCGACAAGTTTCACGAGAATTTCATAAATTCTTGTTTTTTGGATTTGCACTTATTCTTTCCTATTTTGACAAAAGTTATCGACTGTTTTCAAAATACGTGATAATTTCGCGTATCTTTATTATAACGAAAGGCAAACAAGCTTGAAACCATTAAGTATCTCAAACTTGTCATAAAAGCATACGAATTTTTCATTTTCACGTTTTTTTATAACTTTAAGTTACATATAGGTTTGAGCTGCTTCATAAATTCAGTAAATTGCGGAATATCCATTTGCTGAGCTGAGTCAGAAAGTGCTACAGCAGGATCTGGATGAACTTCGGCCATAATTCCATCCGCACCAATGGCAAGAGCCGCTTTAGCGGTTGGAACAAGTAAATCTCGTCTCCCCGTTGAATGCGTGACGTCGACTAAAACAGGTAAATGAGTTTCTTGTTTTAAAATTGGAACGGCTGAAATATCTAGCGTATTTCGCGTTGCTCGCTCATACGTACGAATTCCTCGTTCACACAAAATCAGCTGATCATTTCCTTTTGACACAATGTATTCAGCAGCATTAATAAACTCATCAATCGTAGCAGCTAAGCCTCGCTTTAATAAGACAGGCTTCTTCATCGCACCCGCTTCTTTTAACAGCTCAAAGTTTTGCATATTACGAGCGCCAATTTGAATCACGTCTACGTATTCTAACGCCGTTTCAATATCAGCTGGGTTAACAATTTCACTAATAACGGCTAAATCATATTCATCAGCTACTCTTTTTAAGATTTGGAGTCCTTCTAAACCAAGGCCTTGAAAATCATAAGGAGACGTTCTTGGTTTGTACGCACCGCCTCTAAGCATCCGCACGCCTTGCTGCTTCACCGCTTTCGCTACGGCTGCTACTTGCTCATAGCTCTCAACTGAACAAGGACCTGCTACAAAACGCTGAAGTCCATCACCAATCGTTTCTCCTTTCACCGTAACAATTGTATTTTCCGGCTTCTTTTTACGAGATACAAGAAGTGCTTTACGATGATCATCTTCTTGAAGCTCTAAATGAGCTTTGAAAATCTCTTTGAAAATATGTTGAAGCGTAGACGTTTGAAACGGTCCTTCGTTTTCGTTCAGAATCGTGTCAAGCATTGCTCGTTCACGAACGGGATCAAACCGTTTGGTTGACTGCATGCCTTTTAACTTTCCTATTTCTTGAACAAGCTCTCCTCGTTCATTAATAAGCTTTAACAGTTTCATATTTACTTCGTCAATTTGAGATCGCAAATGCTGAAGATCTGAATTGGTCATGTACGTCCACCCTTTCACTGATTTTAAAAAATCCGTTTAGCAGGGTTACTACATAAGATGATAGATGATGGAGGATATGTGTAAGAGGCTTCTCTGCTTTTATGTGCTAAACTACATCTATTGTACGAAAAAGCAGATGAAACCGCAATCAGCACATAAAAAAAAGCGGTTGAGACATAACTAAATCAATCCCATCTAAAAACGAACAAATTGGAAAATGATCTAGTATGGATCACTTGTTACACCGCTGTTGATTTCCGTGCAAGACTTCGCTTTCCGCGGGCGGGCGATGAGCCTCCTCGTCGCTTCCGCTCCTGCAGGGTCTCACCTATTCCGCTTTTCCCTCAGGAGTCTTCGCCTTGCCCTCCAATCAACAGCTAGAAGCAACTACATATATGAAACCTACGTTCACCATACCCATGAAAAAATCCGAACGAGTTTGATTCTTCATCAAGAATCTCGATTCATCGTTCGGATCTTCCTTCAACTAAACTTTTTTTGTCCCAGCCTCTTTTCAATTAATGAGCTACGTTTTTCGCTAATTCTTCGTTAATGTTCCAATGAGAAGCGTGCCACTTTACTTTCCCATTTTCAAACAGAAGCGCTTGAGGTGATTCATGTTTTACTTCATACGTTTCAGCGATATAGTTAGATACATCACGTGAATCTTGAACATGAAGATAATAAGAAGGAATTTCTTCATGACTAGAAGCAAACGCTGAGAATGCCTCATGACCAGCTGCACTAATTGGACATGTTGTGCTGTGCTTTAAAAATAAAAAGCGGTTGTTTTCCTTTACAACTTGTTCGAACTCTTCCACTGTTGAAATCTTTTTCATTTTTTTCACCCTTTCTGTACTTACTCTTAAGTTTACATGGTTTGACCATTTCCATACAAAAAGAGTGCTCAGCTTTATGTATGAAACTCATCAGTTCATTTTAATAAAATTTATAGAAGACATGATTTTATAAGCACGTTTTTTAATTTCTTTTTCATTACAATCTTCTTGCGACTGACTACACTCTTCATAATAAACAGCTTCCACGCTTCCTTTTCCTTGAACCCGATAAATGATTCCTCCAAAACCGAATGCTCCTTCGTCTATTTGAAACGGCGCTACATATATGATGGTTTTATCTAAATTCACTTTTTGAAATGGTTCTGTTATATTTAGTTCACTCTTTAAAAGGTCTTTTGAGTCCTTCATGGTTGTACCATAATTAGATAACTCTTTATTAAATCGAATACGAAGTCGACCACCACTATTATCTTGATTAAGAATACCAGCTGTAAGAAATTCATTTGTATCTTTATTTCTTGTATAACTCATATCATCAATTTGTCCCCCAGCGGGAAACAGCATCTCATACTGATTCGTTTTAGAGTGAAATGTATAATAGCCCTTTTCTTCTTCTTTATTATGAAACGATCATTTACGTGCTGCTGGCCATCCTAAATTACATACAAAAAAAGCGTTCACCCTATCGGGTAAACGCTTTTTATTATTTATTATGGTCGTGGAACTGTACTTTCCACTTCATCTAGTGCTTTTTGAGCTTCTGTTAGCTTCTGCTGAACGTCTTGGTTGCTTTGAGACTCCACTTCATCAGCAAGCACTTCTAAGCTTGTTGGAGGTAATGCTTCGTGTTCAGGATCTACTTTACGGAAGTTTTTCACTTTGTCCACTACCTGCGAAGATTGCTCAGACAATGTTTGTGATAAACCAGCCGTTTTTTCTTTAGCCGTTTGAGCAAATCCTTGTCCTTTTTCAACAGCACTGTTTTTCGCTTGCTCTGTTTTTAAACGAACGTAGGCTGCTTGCTCATTTAAATCAGAACGGAACTCTTTACCTGATTTTGGAGCAAGTAATAATGCCGTTGCAGCTCCTACAACTCCTCCAATAACTGTTCCTACTAAAAAGCCTTTATTTGAAGTGTTGTTTGGTTTATTTGGTTTGTTTGACATATGCGTCTCCTCCTTTAAAGTTCATCCTTATGAAAATGAGCGTGAGCGTTGAACCGCTTTTTCTTTTACTTCAACAGGTACAGGCTCTGCGTCAATTTTTTTCTGTTTTCTTAATTTTATACGTTCCCATACGTCTAATGCAACATTGCTCCATTGAACGACTTGAGCAACAGTTTCTTTATTTTCTTCTACTTTTTCTGAAACGCTTGATGATACGCTTTTAATAGACTTATTTAGATCTTGGATTGAATCACCTACGCCTTTAACAGAATCCACCACTGTGTTCAGCGCTTCGGATTTACGCTGAATATCTTCAGCTAACAGATTAGTCTTATGTAAAAGTGCAGTTGTTTCGGCTGTGATTCCTGTCATTTGCTTTTCTACACCGTCTAAAGTACCTGCCACTGAATTTAATGTTTGCTGAACGGATTTCAATGTTTTGGACACGGAAACCACCAGGTAAAAAATTGCAATGGCAACAATAGCAGCGCTTAAATAAAGAATAATAACCATCTGTGCAAGGCACCTCCTATTTTCATCTCTCTTGTTATAACTACTTTCCCAATTTTATAAACAATTAAACCTTCTATTCCCTATAGATTCTTTAACTTTACCATATTCTCTCTGCTTTTATTCATAAAAAGGGAAGACTGCTACATTATTTCGCGATATATGAGTTATTTCCCTTCCTAAAGAAAAAAAGGAGTTTAAAGCATAAAAACAAACAAAATAAGCTCAGTGGGGTACAATAGAAAGTGAATCACCAATCATTGTTATTTTAAGGAGGCCCTATTTATGAAAGACCCTAGAATTGCAACATTAGCTAAAAATTTAATTAATTATTCTGTTCGCCTTCAAAAAGGTGAAAAAATATTAATCGAAAACTTTGGACTTCAGCGCGAACTTGTGACAGCCCTTGTAGATGAAGCGTACAAGGCGGGTGGCTATCCGTTTGTACTACTAAAAGATCATTCGGTAGACCGAGCTCTTTTAAATGGTGCACAAGAAGAGCAGTTCAATATGATGGCAGAATTCGAAGCAAATGTGATGAAAGAAATGAATGCTTATATTGGCTTGCGTTCTGGTTCAAACATTTTTGAACAATCAGATGTTCCGGCAGATAAAATGAAAATCCAAGGGAATACGATCGGTAAAAAAGTACATAGAGAAATTCGCGTTCCAAAAACAAAATGGGTCGTTCTTCGTTATCCAAATGATTCAATGGCTCAGCTTGCTAAAATGAGTACAGAAGCATTTGAAGATTTTTATTTTGATGTATGCAACTTAGACTATGGCAAAATGAGCAAAGCAATGGATGCTTTAGTTGAATTGATGAACCGTACGGACAAAGTGCGTTTAACAGGTGAGAATACGGATTTAACGTTCTCTATTAAAGATATTCCTGCAGTGAAGTGTGCCGGAGAAATGAATATTCCAGACGGTGAAGTATACACGGCTCCTGTGCGTGATTCTGTAAACGGAACAATTTCTTACA is a window of Priestia aryabhattai DNA encoding:
- a CDS encoding N-acetyltransferase; translation: MKHSQTYNMKELKTAVGAIVIEGPVSSQTLQQLDFHEQLTAFRPPEQQKEALIEIANLPEGRIIIARHHHTIIGYVTFLYPDPLERWSEGNMENLIELGAIEVAAPFRSYAVGKNLLIVSMMDDAMEDYIVITTEYYWHWDLKGTGLNVWDYRKIMEKMMNKGGLTWFATDDPEISSHPANCLMVRIGSRVPQESMQEFDNLRFRNRFMY
- a CDS encoding acetoin utilization AcuB family protein, translated to MIVEEMMKTDLVTLTPDHTIAEAMKLLDTHKIRHIPIVNDLHYVVGIISDRDVRDASPSILDSNYTSALLSEPVRMIMQTEVITAHPLDFVEEIASIFYEHQIGCIPVTRNKRLVGVVTERDLLHTFIQLTGTNKPGSQIEIKVENKAGVLAEVTSLFGSKRTNILSVLVYPDVDERYKILVLRIQAINPLISINTLKENGYEVLWPKLPEMT
- a CDS encoding acetoin utilization protein AcuC, whose product is MTSNAVFIYSDDILSYKFSNNHPFNQLRVQLTYELLREFGALGNQDIVLPRMASDEELQLVHDTSYIQAVKLAGSGELSVEKAADFGLGTEDTPMFPNMHEASAFLVGGTLTAVDYVMTGKAKHALNLGGGLHHGFRGKASGFCIYNDSAVAIKYMQQKYNARVLYVDTDAHHGDGVQWTFYDDPSVCTLSIHETGRYLFPGTGNVNERGHSEGYGYSFNVPVDAYTEDESWLDVYKTSLKEVAAFFKPDVILTQNGADSHYYDPLTHLCGTTKIYREIPKIAHEIAHEYCQGRWVAVGGGGYDIWRVVPRAWSFIWLEMIERKAEGMLPLSWLEKWTKVSSHPVCMQWDDELNIYQPIPRKPEITEKNAQTLERALYPIRSHTSHS
- the motS gene encoding flagellar motor protein MotS is translated as MKRRRKRYSAQSPKWMVTFADLVTLILVFFILLFSMSSVDNQKFQTVVNSLTRSDSLASVENKSQQSQKLDNILAKVQDYLQENKLQHVITAKRDERGVVLILQEQVLFETGQADILKRGTPFLDELGRLFSTIPNDIKVEGHTDNRPIHTYRYPSNWELSAARASGVIRYLTNHFSLSANRFEAIGYGDTKPLVPNTSNDNLQKNRRVEIIISDPEAQ
- the motP gene encoding flagellar motor protein MotP, whose product is MKKIDMLTPIGILIGISMVVFGVISSGGMSGFLAFIDVPSILIVLGGVFGTLCVSFPLKQLKNMGRVGKQAFQSKEINIEEIVGTFVHLSEKARREGLLSLEAELEQIDDSFVKKGILLAIDGVEPEMIRELLEAEIAAVEERHARGRNMFEKAADYAPAWGMIGTLVGLVLMLKSLNTPSSLGPNMAIALLTTLYGSLLSNLFFQPIAAKLAGKTEHELFVKEVIIEGVIGLQAGQNSRFVQAKLKVFVPVEKRKLEEKREQIREA
- the ccpA gene encoding catabolite control protein A, yielding MNVTIYDVAREASVSMATVSRVVNGNPNVKPSTRKKVLETIERLGYRPNAVARGLASKKTTTVGVIIPDISNIFYAELARGIEDIATMYKYNIILSNSDQNQDKELHLLNNMLGKQVDGIIFMSGNVTEEHVEELKKSPVPVVLAASIESTNQIPSVTIDYEQAAFDAVQSLIDSGHKNIAFVSGTLEEPINHAKKVKGYKRALTESRLPVRDSYIVEGDYTYDSGIEAVEKLLEEDEKPTAIFVGTDEMALGVIHGAQDRGLNVPNDLEVIGFDNTRLSTMVRPQLTSVVQPMYDIGAVAMRLLTKYMNKETVDSSIVQLPHRIEFRQSTK
- a CDS encoding bifunctional 3-deoxy-7-phosphoheptulonate synthase/chorismate mutase produces the protein MTNSDLQHLRSQIDEVNMKLLKLINERGELVQEIGKLKGMQSTKRFDPVRERAMLDTILNENEGPFQTSTLQHIFKEIFKAHLELQEDDHRKALLVSRKKKPENTIVTVKGETIGDGLQRFVAGPCSVESYEQVAAVAKAVKQQGVRMLRGGAYKPRTSPYDFQGLGLEGLQILKRVADEYDLAVISEIVNPADIETALEYVDVIQIGARNMQNFELLKEAGAMKKPVLLKRGLAATIDEFINAAEYIVSKGNDQLILCERGIRTYERATRNTLDISAVPILKQETHLPVLVDVTHSTGRRDLLVPTAKAALAIGADGIMAEVHPDPAVALSDSAQQMDIPQFTEFMKQLKPICNLKL
- the ytxJ gene encoding bacillithiol system redox-active protein YtxJ; the encoded protein is MKKISTVEEFEQVVKENNRFLFLKHSTTCPISAAGHEAFSAFASSHEEIPSYYLHVQDSRDVSNYIAETYEVKHESPQALLFENGKVKWHASHWNINEELAKNVAH
- a CDS encoding YtxH domain-containing protein, which produces MSNKPNKPNNTSNKGFLVGTVIGGVVGAATALLLAPKSGKEFRSDLNEQAAYVRLKTEQAKNSAVEKGQGFAQTAKEKTAGLSQTLSEQSSQVVDKVKNFRKVDPEHEALPPTSLEVLADEVESQSNQDVQQKLTEAQKALDEVESTVPRP
- a CDS encoding DUF948 domain-containing protein, coding for MVIILYLSAAIVAIAIFYLVVSVSKTLKSVQQTLNSVAGTLDGVEKQMTGITAETTALLHKTNLLAEDIQRKSEALNTVVDSVKGVGDSIQDLNKSIKSVSSSVSEKVEENKETVAQVVQWSNVALDVWERIKLRKQKKIDAEPVPVEVKEKAVQRSRSFS
- a CDS encoding aminopeptidase — translated: MKDPRIATLAKNLINYSVRLQKGEKILIENFGLQRELVTALVDEAYKAGGYPFVLLKDHSVDRALLNGAQEEQFNMMAEFEANVMKEMNAYIGLRSGSNIFEQSDVPADKMKIQGNTIGKKVHREIRVPKTKWVVLRYPNDSMAQLAKMSTEAFEDFYFDVCNLDYGKMSKAMDALVELMNRTDKVRLTGENTDLTFSIKDIPAVKCAGEMNIPDGEVYTAPVRDSVNGTISYNTPSNYQGFTFENVSLTFKNGKIVEATANDTERINGIFDTDEGARFVGEFAIGVNPYIQHPMQDILFDEKIDGSFHFTPGECYEDAYNGNKSNIHWDMVMIQRPEYGGGEIYFDDVLIRKDGLFVIEELKALNPENLK